One window of the Tachyglossus aculeatus isolate mTacAcu1 chromosome 12, mTacAcu1.pri, whole genome shotgun sequence genome contains the following:
- the MAB21L2 gene encoding protein mab-21-like 2 gives MIAAQAKLVYQLNKYYTERCQARKAAIAKTIREVCKVVSDVLKEVEVQEPRFISSLSEIDARYEGLEVVSPTEFEVVLYLNQMGVFNFVDDGSLPGCAVLKLSDGRKRSMSLWVEFITASGYLSARKIRSRFQTLVAQAVDKCSYRDAVKMIADTSEVRLRVRERYVVQITPAFKCTGIWPRSAAQWPLPHIPWPGPNRVAEVKAEGFNLLSKECYSLAGKQSSAESDAWVLQFGEAENRLLLGGCRNKCLSLLKTLRDRHLDLPAQPLNNYHMKTLLLYECEKHPRETDWDEACLGDRLNGILLQLISCLQCRRCPHYFLPNLDLFQGKPHSALESAAKQTWRLAREILTNPKSLDKL, from the coding sequence ATGATCGCCGCCCAGGCGAAGCTGGTGTACCAGCTGAACAAGTACTACACGGAGCGCTGCCAGGCGCGCAAGGCGGCCATCGCCAAGACCATCCGCGAGGTGTGCAAGGTGGTGTCGGACGTGCTGAAGGAGGTGGAGGTGCAGGAGCCGCGGTTCATCAGCTCCCTGAGCGAGATCGACGCCCGCTACGAGGGGCTGGAGGTGGTGTCGCCCACGGAGTTCGAGGTGGTGCTCTACCTCAACCAGATGGGCGTCTTCAACTTCGTGGACGACGGCTCGCTGCCGGGCTGCGCCGTGCTGAAGCTGAGCGACGGGCGCAAGCGGAGCATGTCGCTGTGGGTGGAGTTCATCACGGCGTCGGGCTACCTGTCGGCGCGCAAGATCCGCTCGCGCTTCCAGACGCTGGTGGCCCAGGCGGTGGACAAGTGCAGCTACCGGGACGCGGTGAAGATGATCGCCGACACGAGCGAGGTGCGGCTGCGGGTCCGCGAGCGCTACGTGGTGCAGATCACGCCGGCCTTCAAGTGCACCGGCATCTGGCCCCGCAGCGCGGCCCAGTGGCCCCTGCCGCACATCCCCTGGCCCGGCCCCAACCGCGTGGCCGAGGTCAAGGCCGAGGGCTTCAACCTGCTGTCCAAGGAGTGCTACTCGCTGGCCGGCAAGCAGAGCTCGGCCGAGAGCGACGCCTGGGTGCTGCAGTTCGGCGAGGCGGAGAACCGCCTGCTCCTGGGCGGCTGCCGCAACAAGTGCCTGTCGCTGCTCAAGACGCTGCGCGACCGCCACCTCGACCTGCCCGCCCAGCCGCTCAACAACTACCACATGAAGACCCTGCTGCTCTACGAGTGCGAGAAGCACCCCCGCGAGACCGACTGGGACGAGGCCTGCCTGGGCGACCGCCTCAACGGCATCCTGCTGCAGCTCATCTCCTGCCTCCAGTGCCGCCGCTGCCCCCACTACTTTCTGCCCAACCTCGACCTCTTCCAGGGCAAGCCCCACTCGGCCCTCGAGAGCGCCGCCAAACAGACCTGGAGGCTGGCCAGGGAGATCCTCACCAATCCCAAGAGTCTGGACAAACTATAG